The DNA sequence GTCACCGTTACGTTCCGGACGGCGGTTGCGCCGCCGGTTGGCCAGAGATTGAACTCGGCGACAACATGGCCGCCGTCCGCATCGGTCGGCACGGCGCGGAGTACTACGTCCCTGTTACCGATCTTGCCGCCACCGCAGGGGACGCCCGGAGAGGTCGACAGGCTGGCCGGGACCGCGGGGATCGAGTTGTACTCGATGCTCAAGGTGGGATTGTTGCTGAACTTCTTCCAAGCCAAGGTGTCGGTCTCACTGGTGGCCCGCAGGCCGAGCGTGAGGTCGGCCGCGTTGACCCCCGCTGAGGTTCGTACGCCCGCGGTCACGTCGAAATCGACCCCGCCCGCCGGGCAGGAGGAGTTGTAGCCCTTGGCCACGTTGACGGTGGCAAGCTTGTTCATCCAGGGAGGCTGGTTGTCCCAGGTAGTGGACGAGTTGATCGAACCGGTTCGCCAGACCTCCACCTCCCGGGCGTTGCAGGACCAGGCATACGTTTCCCAGATCTGGAACGTCGCCTCGATGATGTTCTTGCCCTTGACCGCGTTGGTATTCATCCGGAAGAAGGAGCGGTTGACTAGATTGTCCTGTTGGGAGTAGCCGACTCGGGCGATGTCGTTGGCGTTCCAGTAGCGGGTGTTCGGGAACTTCTTCCAAACCGACGTCCAGGCCAGTCGGCTGCCGCTGACGAAGGAGGGATCGAGATAGACCGGGAAGCGGGTCTGGCTATCGGTCAGCAGTTCATGGTCGGGTACGACCGTGAGCACACCGTTCTCGATCGACACCGGCATTGCGGTCTGGCGGGCACCCCGGTTGTGGTCGAATGTCCGCCTGCTGGCCGGGCCCGGTTCGGCGTCGCCGGACGAGTCCCACATCCGCGGCGTGGGAGCGGAGAATACGAGCCGGGCATCGGAGTCGCGGGCGTTGATGTTGCCGGCACTGTCGGCACTCAGGGTGAGCCCGTCGGTGCTGATCGGGAATCGTGCGGTGGCCAGGGCTGGGTTCTCGGCGGCTTCCGGGGTCTTGATCACCAGCACCTCGGAGAAGCCTTCGACGTCGGCCTTGACCACAAGGTCGACGTCGGGCAGCACGTTGGCGTACGTGGCGGTGTCGCCGTCGAGGACGGGGCGGGGGAGTTCGGTCTCCCAACCAAGGTTCAGCCGCCGGCCGTCCTGAGCGAGTTGCGCGAGCGCCGTGTCGCCGCCGGCGGAGAAGCTCAGGTCCACGGCGGTGACCTTGGGCTCGACCCGGCCGTCCGGGGTGAACACCAGGGTCGTGTCCACCGGTGTCCACGAGTCGCCGTGCTTGACGCGTACCGGGCGGACCCGTTGCTCGAGGGTGAACGTCCCGCCCGGATTCGCGAAGACCTGCTGGGTCTCGGTCGTCATGGCGTCGATCTCGATCTTGACGCCATGGGTACGGGCGGCGTGACCGGCGTCGGCCTCG is a window from the Polymorphospora rubra genome containing:
- a CDS encoding FG-GAP-like repeat-containing protein → MSPNRRLSRTGSLLTSTIVLLTIAVVDPVMARAEPSKPSSTTGDAADPNDAWYATEADAGHAARTHGVKIEIDAMTTETQQVFANPGGTFTLEQRVRPVRVKHGDSWTPVDTTLVFTPDGRVEPKVTAVDLSFSAGGDTALAQLAQDGRRLNLGWETELPRPVLDGDTATYANVLPDVDLVVKADVEGFSEVLVIKTPEAAENPALATARFPISTDGLTLSADSAGNINARDSDARLVFSAPTPRMWDSSGDAEPGPASRRTFDHNRGARQTAMPVSIENGVLTVVPDHELLTDSQTRFPVYLDPSFVSGSRLAWTSVWKKFPNTRYWNANDIARVGYSQQDNLVNRSFFRMNTNAVKGKNIIEATFQIWETYAWSCNAREVEVWRTGSINSSTTWDNQPPWMNKLATVNVAKGYNSSCPAGGVDFDVTAGVRTSAGVNAADLTLGLRATSETDTLAWKKFSNNPTLSIEYNSIPAVPASLSTSPGVPCGGGKIGNRDVVLRAVPTDADGGHVVAEFNLWPTGGATAVRNVTVTSGNTASTTFSAPTLTDGVTYNWRVRGKDSDDGVSSWSTTCSFTVDQTLPEADVTVSSAQYPNFNAGGAVSTVPAGTPGQFTISADGDTDVVGFYFGIDDDEPSRYVAANAPGGSATVTLTPTRTGPGILHVRTSDGVNSSEETDSSYMFFASAPAGPHNGRGDINADGKTDIIGRTGGGSLCLYIGNGAGGFLDGDGCSIEIDHNRQGWLHIVRPGDWDGDGWNDLVVVHADGDLVYHAGRGPGSFEAGGTEIITDWDAEGNPVPTTGWDQYDLVVAPGDWDGDGAPDLIARRTNGEVVLHRGNGYGGWADGSASVRLGWGTWQGFNTVTAPVTSTATASLTCSPASPPVNSSSSAVTARAAGTARAARSTPPGSLGSTCGSPTRPATPFPAPPTALRSSAI